A part of Leptospiraceae bacterium genomic DNA contains:
- a CDS encoding transposase, translated as MFYSLLFKTVSDTLRKVSKNKKYLNCIPGFLSILHTWGQTLSYHPHIHVLITGGGISADKGKWIDSRDKFFLPIPVLSKLFQRLFLFHLKKYYHGSYLTIPKSCEELNDPSHFQRFLTNLYSKKWIVYTKQPFENPDSVIKYLGRYTHRIAISNQRILEITNNTVTFRYKDYADNDKLKTMTLPCVEFIRRFLMHILPLGFVKIRHYGIIANRSRKDSLELCKSLLKKLNRSLNQKSTPEEWKDILASMIKKILLCSVCKIGSFVSISLIQKQVRPP; from the coding sequence ATATTCTATTCTCTTTTATTTAAAACTGTCTCGGATACGTTAAGAAAGGTAAGTAAGAATAAAAAGTATCTAAATTGTATTCCTGGTTTTTTATCTATTCTACATACTTGGGGACAGACTTTATCTTATCATCCACATATTCATGTTCTAATCACAGGAGGTGGAATTTCTGCGGATAAAGGCAAATGGATCGATTCAAGAGATAAATTCTTTCTGCCGATTCCCGTTCTATCAAAACTATTTCAGAGATTATTTTTATTTCATTTAAAAAAATACTATCATGGAAGTTATCTTACTATTCCCAAAAGTTGTGAAGAATTAAATGATCCATCACACTTTCAAAGATTTTTAACAAACCTCTATTCTAAAAAATGGATCGTATATACAAAACAACCTTTTGAAAATCCCGACTCCGTAATTAAATACCTCGGACGTTATACACACAGGATAGCAATCAGTAACCAGAGAATATTAGAAATCACAAACAATACCGTAACATTCAGATACAAAGATTATGCGGATAATGACAAACTCAAAACAATGACTCTACCATGTGTAGAGTTTATTCGCAGGTTTCTTATGCATATCCTTCCATTAGGATTCGTTAAAATCAGACATTACGGAATCATCGCAAACCGATCTCGCAAAGACTCTCTCGAATTATGTAAGTCACTTCTTAAAAAACTAAATCGTTCTTTAAATCAGAAGTCTACACCGGAAGAATGGAAAGATATTCTTGCGTCCATGATCAAAAAGATTCTCCTATGTAGCGTATGTAAAATTGGCTCTTTCGTATCCATTAGCCTCATCCAAAAACAAGTCCGACCTCCCTAG